Part of the Montipora foliosa isolate CH-2021 chromosome 13, ASM3666993v2, whole genome shotgun sequence genome is shown below.
aaacaaaacagcattTGCAAAATGAAACATGAGATCGCATATTTAAGATACCTATTTTTAGCGGACAAAAAAAATCGTATTTCAGTAGAACCAGCTGcaaatgttagtttttttgcACGCTATTTGTGTGAGAAACTTCCTTAATTTCACAAATACAGCTAAAATCTGTGATTTAGTTCAAATATGCCACACACTCTTCCAGTTGTCTTGAATATTCCATCAATTCTTGACGAAATTTCACGGCAGGAGAGATTGTGGTAAAAAAGATAATAGTAAAATAACTCCACCTGCATAATAAGAATATTTCCGCAAACGAACGTATCTCAATGCTTGTTATTAGTTTTAGAGACGTTTGCTCCATGACGCATTTGATATTTTCCAAACATTTTGCGAAATCTATAGGCTACTAAGGAAAATGGTTTTACATCTTCCAGCATTGTCCGTGCAGATAAATTAAGAAACTGAAATAAAGCGCTGTATGAATATATACGCATCACAGAAACGTCATTGCCAGTAAAACGAAATTTATTTTTGAGTGCACAATAGTTGTCGCGAGCTAGATATCTGGctaatttttagttttcttaaaCACGAGAATCTAATCAAAGATCTCCTACTGTTAACTTGTATTAAAGGTGTACTGACAACTTCGCGAAGATATAATATCCGACCTATTTTACCAGCACTGAAGCTCTTAGGCCATcccctgttttgtttttttcgtttaccgtcgaatgcgtttcttgatattgggtcggtcagtcggattgaaaaaaaaaaaacctaaagaaaaaaatcataagcattctcggaatcggaggcctggtagcccagcatcatagctgtggagccttttttttttttgaaaaatgccaaaaatttgggtcggtcggacgacgttaaacggagaaaaaaaggggatggccttaccTTTATCAAATCAAACTAAAGTCGTTGGTACACTGTTGACTTTACATTTTCTGTTCGGCTGTGgtcttttggagtttaaagtaATATGTCCAAACCTGCAGTACCAGCAGAGATGAGAGATACAAAATAAAAGCgatattgtttttgctttccTGTATCTACTCGgctggaaaatttgaaaaataacaTTGGCTGCTTTAGATTGAATATCATACTGACATGCAGCTGAATACTCGAGAATACGCCGTAACCGCAACCGTACGGAAAAAATGCATATTATATGTTCTTAGTTGAAtgaagttctgtctgacgagcgcttatgcgcgaaactcagagtcacagagaatcgatgcgtcctctttaatcccGGCCTTCAACTTATGTGAATTAGTTTAGGACTATTGAACATGATCTTCTCCACGAGATATTCAATGAATATACACGAGACAGGAACGCAGTATTCTCCGACAGATTGACATtcgaaaaatcgaaaattgTTTGATTAACTTTCCaacaagaacgacaaaacaaaagctataATAACTTATTAATTCCCAAAAAGCCTTAAAACTTAAAACACCACTGATGAAATGGTGGGAAAAGTGTCAAAAGTAGTCAGCTAAATCGCCCCAAACATAAATAATAGTCGTAGACCAACTattatttcaattttattcaaatgTTCTCCAGTAAtccccagaaaaaaaaaggaagagctAATGACACCCAAAAGATAAATCAACATTTTTTTGGCCAGAGAAGGTTATGTAACTGCATTTAGTCAGGCCAGGTGATGATGGATTTGTCTCCTGAGCTCAGTCACTTAACCACGCTTGGCAAATAACAAACTGTTCTCTTCTATCTCAATTGGGCATTACTGTGTTGATGGCTTTTTTCTCGATATGGTTCCATAACCTTCAAGATTCAATATCTCTTTGTTTAATTCTCGTGTCTTAATCCAAATGGTGACCTTACTACATGTATACCATTCAAACAAAAGACAGCCCTTTGATCCTCTCTTCGATACATTCTCTCAAGCCTGTATATCCCTACGGGGTTCCCAGGGGGTGACAGGAAGAAACACATGAATAAGCCATGACTTCCCGTAAGCTCCTGGAGTTGATCTCCTGTATCCCTGCGATATACAAATACTCAACACACGTATAAAACTTGTCAGTACTGATTTGCCAAGCCCATGCTCACGATTCACGTACCAATAAGGCTGACTATCTGGGTATGTCGTAACTTAATAATGCTTGCTTTTATATCACTTTTTTGTTCATCGACGTgagaaaaagacaaacaaatggttccggagaaaaacctttttatGCTTTCCATATTAAACAAAAGCACGGTTTTCAAGAAAGACCCAAAATCTCAGGGTTGGGAAAGTTGAAGGCCTTGGTCGCTGGAGCGTAGTCTGTTCTGGTGTGATCAGATAGTAAAAGGGGGCGGAAATCATATTTTGCAAGAGAGCTAGCCAGAAAACAAGAAGAGGCACAGGAAAGGCCGCTTTTGAGCCTCATTTTTCGTGCGTGGCTGAAACATCTTTCGTCCGCATAACGATTGAACCCCTCCTTGAACCGGCATGTCTCAACTGGTTAAGCCACCTTAACCCTCATTGCCGGGTCTTTAACCGAGGGAGCgttgattttaatttttatttataagCGCAGCCAtgccttttggaaagtaactgGCTAAAATGCACTTGTCGAGTGAGATTCACTTAACTACGAGTGTACCTTCTCCACTTTAAAGACAACATAACGAATCGGACAAAGTTTCGAAACATGCAATCATGccttttaaattgaattttattTGAATCTATGAGAGCTAATTCTTCCAACCTTCTGTGCCGAGTTGAGTGCCTTAGCACAAAAAGCAATGATAATGGATTAGGCACCGTATTGTCGTCAAAGGCTTTCATTATCGAAACTCTAAAAAAACcggtaaatattattttctttttgtctcCATAGGGTGCCATTATGTAGGAAAGAAGGTGCGCCCAAACTTAATCAAAAAAAGTCTGAAAAGATAAATGGGCTTCCCACggtaattttttaatttacgAAATAAGGGATTACACATTTAAAAGAACTGTAAAAAATGATGTTTGGGTTATTCAAGTTTGCTCAGTGATGTTGTTTGATGTTTGGGTTATTCAAGTTTGCTGAATATGGAAGCGAACAAAAACTTCGGGAGGCACTGAAAACTAATACGCTTAATTCCCTATAGCTTTCTTATAAAAAATCAGTGAGATTTTTGGAAAACCAAACGGATCAAATTTCTTCACTTACTAAGCTACAGTAGGTCTTTCCGAAACGATTCTACTGAAAGTATTCGTGGGTGTCTCCGATAATGCATTGCAGGCCACAAAATTTGTCGTAATTTTCAAAAGGGGGATGTAGTTTCCATCATTCTTAGTGACACAAAAGAAATGCCCAATCGAACAAATCATTTCTAAAAACACAAAGCAAAAAATGTACGATTgacaagaaaaataattttcaatgtTTCAGTGACTCCAGCGAAACTGGAGTTTCGTTTAACTTCAAGGTGGTTTTGTGTAATATTGGTAAAAGCAAGAAAATGTCTTCTTTATGTAACACGGATTATAAAGTTTTTTTAGGTTAATTAAGACTCGCATATATCTGGaaggaaacaattcaaattCATCCCTTGCCTGCTTCTAAGAACCACACCcattaaaacaatggaacaAATAATTGCTTCAGGAAAATTTCCTAGAAACGCTGTGTGATCAAATTTAAGTTTGAGGTACGTTAATATGACAAATTTAATAAGTTTTTAAGACAACAAGAGTTTCCAATTATACAGTAAATTTAATGTAACATCCATGTGATTTCGTGCGATGATAAAAGCAAGCATAGGTAAAATACACTTCGCAATTTTATGCAGATTACAAATGTAAATTGCGAAGACTAGAACGAATTTAATGATTTCCGACACTTTTTGCCTCCCACAAAAAATAACACCCATATGAGAAATAGGAAAAAGTAATTGCTTACTTTTAAACACAAATTTACGAGCGCATTGCGTTGACAAGATAATTATAAAACATGAACTCATGATAAACAGCAGCTTCGTGGAGACGTAAGGTTTCATGATAATACGAGTCAGCATAGAAAAAGGTACCCTTCCTCATGAAGAGCAAGTTATACAAAAGGTGCATTATTTTGAGAATATTATTTGTATTCCTATTAACTGAACGAAATAACTAGAATTAGGTCTTCCAAAATGAAACGGTGTGGTCATCAAGGAGGTCGTCTGGGAACTATAGTGGACTATGTTTGCAAACGGcaatttgactacaagtaccagaatcctttaAGTCTTGCCTGTCccatgctaattagagctattgttatttctaCCCCaatagaaaaacaaactgaattgtggtagttgtagtcaaatgacgctatcgtgaaagttgcctattttAATTAAAGAAAGCGTGGTCAGTGTTTTCCGTGAAAAGACTGTAAAGCGTATCACTCTCATCTCATTCCGTTTACTCTGCTTATCATATGCAGAATATTTTATTCTGAAATCGGGAGTCCCAAAAGAACAGGTTAAAGAAATAAGCAATGGTCGAATAAGAGCGACGAAGAAGAACCTTTGCTGAAGACAATTTGTTAGGTCAGTTGACGAGACAACTAGTTCATTCAGTTGTCCAGAAAACAAGAATTCTACAGGGTCTTCACTACAGTAATATCGTacggtttttgaaaaaaaaaaaaaacaacaagaacaaaacaCTGGAGCTGGTGAAAACCTTTATGTTACCGTAACTTTTCATCCAAAATCGTGGCTTCTATAGTTCTTTTCCTCGCAAACGGAGCACCAATTGATTTTGGCCATTCCCATGGTAAATCCAACTGAAACAGAAACATCTTTTGCTAGGAAAGCAAGAGCCTTTATCTTATTCGACTTCTCTCATCCGATTGACAGAAAGTTCAATGTCATATCGTTGTTTATCTTGGTATATCCGGAATTTAAACGTCCGGAAAtggacttttttaaaatttcaaaaaaatcgcTTTGATCAATCACACTCTGAAAAATTCAAACACTTTTTCCACCAAACTAGAATGCAATCATTTGATTGATGGTACAAAACATTTTAAGTGCTGTTTAACTCCGAGTTTCAAATAGATCGaacttaaatactaaaatattttagaaaagaTCTTTGGTTAATTAAATAGCTCCGAAAACATACTGTTTATCTTGTCGTGTTACTGGTGGACGCGGTTCCAATCTCTTTGACACAGAAGAGTATGAGTTTAGCTAATCTTGCTCTTAAGTGGATTGTCaagttaaaataatgaaaaattcatCCTTTGCCGCATGCAAAGTGCATTGAAATTTCGTTGGTGTAATGTCACAATTTTATCGCTGACTTTCTCAAAAACTAATAATTACATCACTTAGAATATGAATCGATCACGAGATCTGATCGCATAAAACTGCAACAGGCAAAATTGTTGccaaatttaaatatttttcaaacgtAGAATGTTTGCTTAATCTATGGCTTTGCGATACCGACCGGGGATATCAAAGTACTATGCATACTGTTCAAACGTTCTCTTAACAGTTGTTTGGGCTTTTTCCATTCCCAGGATTAGATTTCAGTTAAGAAAACTGCACGTTTAAGGAAGAATTAACTTTGGAAAATTCAGTGACAGCATCATCACAAACCGACTGATTTCAGTGCGTAAAAAGTGAAGTCGCCGGGTGTTTTCGCCTAAAGGTACGAAATTCGTATTCAATAGTTGTTACGTTTTTTACATATCAAAAGTTGCAAAAACAGGATCAGTGGGTTCTGACTTGTATACGTATCACCCAAGACTGATTCGATTGCTCTCAAGTTGAGTGAGAAGACGTTTCTCGACCCTTGAAGCCGCGATATTTTGATCAGCACAAGAAATTACTACCTCTGAGTGGACCCAAAATATCTGCAACCGTATTGAAgacccatttttttttctaacgtTTGAAGACACATTTTTATCGAATTTCTGTGACTGCGCAAAAGATGCGGGTGTCTAAGATTCACTTGTTTCCTGTATGAGAATTATTATCAGCAGAAGCCTATAAATCCCGCATTTTCCTTGTGGTCTTCGTTTTTTCCGAGTGTGTTTATTTAGATCACTTTTCCTACCAAATTCTTGTGCCTATTAGCCAATCAACACACAATTTCTCCCTTTTCGTCACATACACAAAAAATAATGACGACTAGAATCTGAAAACAATCAGGTCTGAGAAAATGATcatttaattaaattgttcGCTCTGAGAGGTGAACTCCTGTTCTAAGTGATGACCGAAATATCGCAGCCTGCGGAACGAGAGAAGGGATCgattttcctctttttgtttttgcctacaggcctggccaaacgctggcaacatttcaatgcaacatcttacaacattgttgggcacaacttGTTGCATACATTTGGCCCCCTGTTGCCATAAGTTgcatcaaatttgaaaacggtcaaatttttcgtgcaacattcgGGAgcttgcatgatgttgtactcgtttggccacgtgcACGCAACACTGTtgcattagggaacttaagcaacgacaacggcgacggcaacgagaacgtcacaaatgtgcatatttagtaggcaaaagcaatagctttgcacgccctgcacgtgcgttttacactttcgtccatttctttgccgtcgtcagcaaaactacaacgtgaaatagccaaatttgaggttttatggacaacgtcattacttgaggataaattttcattttctgcccttaattgagcgccgttcctacgagcgtcatttttgaggaactaccacacccccgtcatattaaaaaagttgaaatagtaacgaagcgattacaataacgcgaatttatatttcgagatgacgttctcgttgccgtcgccgtcgccgttgcttaagttccctattaggGCATGCGCGCGAGGTCCACTTCTTTGCGTGCCTGGGGCCTGGGGGACATAATCGACATGTTGCATTGAAAATGTTGagtgcgtttggccagccctTTCAACGCATGTCGCaccatcatgcaacaatgttgtaaaatgttgtgttgaaatgttgcgagcgtttagCGAGGCCTAAACAGTTTGCCGTGCCGTGCTGCACATAACATGTTTGCCAGCGGGTTTTCGTTCCTATGCCTGGGGTACTAGAGACGGAACAGGAGAAGCAACAGAACAACATGAAAAACCGCATAGGAAAATCCTTTGGTCCGATCTCCTCAATATACCGGTAGGTCTTGTAAAAAGTTGTCATAGATATATACACAGAATTCTCTTCAACATTGATCTTAGCAGGTCATTGGCAGAAAAACTAAAACATCAAGGTCCACGACGGAGAAAgagcaaacaacaacaacaacaacaacaacaaaaagaaactgCATCATCAACAAAATGAACGAATCGCGTCCTACAAACTCGTCAAGTGTTCAAGTCCCAAACGATCTATCTTTCTTGGCAACCAATGTGTTCTTAGTGATTACCATAATCATCGCAGTATTCGGCAACACTCTGGTTTGTCTGGCCTGCGTTATTTCGAAACGACTCCAAAGCTTTACCAGTGGTTTTATAATCAGCCTTGCGGTGTCTGATATTCTTGTCGGTCTCATCTCCATGCCTATATGGCTGTCTGTTAACCTAACAGGAAAACCTAACGTCAAAGAAACCCCTGGCATTTACAAAGCATGGCTTTGTTTTGATATTGTTTGCGGCACAGCGTCAATTATGAATCTAGTATTCATTAGCCTTGATCGATTACTTGCAGTGACTTTTCCTCTCCGCTATCAAATCATCGTCTCGCGAAAACGAATTGCCATCGCCATTGCATTTATTTGGGTTTATTCGGTGACTATCGCATCTATATATCCACTTCGATGGCGAGGCTACCCACTCTTCGTCGCCTTGGCTTCCTTTTTCGTTCCTTTATCAATCATGGTTATCGCCTATTCAAGGATTTTCCACGTCGCCTTGACACAGACTCGGAGTATTTGTCGTGTCCACACGGACCAAGCAGCGTCTCAAAGAAGCGTCATCGTGACCTTGCAGCGTAACATCAAAGCTGCTCGAACACTGAGCATCGTTATTGGCGCATTTGTTATTTGTTGGTGCCCATTTTTCGTGGTCACATTATTATTTATCTACTGTAAAACCTGCAATATTTCCCCTGAAGTTCTGGCTACAAACAAGTGGTTACACTACGGTAACTCGGCGTTAAACCCACTCATCTACAGCTGCCTGAACAAAAATTTTAGGGCCGCTTTTAAGGATGTACTCAAGATCATGGTGAATAGGAGAATTGTCCGCGCAGATGCGAACGGCTCGAGTGCGATCCATACGCGTGCATTTTCAATTACAGGAACACATCACAGATAAACTCAAGAATCAGTGGCAAGATGCAGAGTTTAATACTCTTTCTGTCCAAAAGGACAAATTAGTTCGTGAATGTTCTCATTGGGAACCATGCCATTCAAATCAAAGCGGAGTTTTTAATATGcttcaaacatgttttattccGGGCTGGGAATCTGTGGGCACTTGAACTCAAAATCGTGGGGTGGTTGTCTCAACCCTTCTACGGTGGTCTCATGTTTCTCTGACGGTATCTCTTATAAATTGCGAAAAAAAGGAGTTTGTGGTATTGTGCTATTTCTCATATCTTAGATCAaacataaaatacaataattaacaactattcccCGAATAGTtgtttttagtatatactgaaACAGTGAGATAGTAATAAAGCAACGATTACATAGCacttggataatcacctccgagttagTCAATCAGCGCGCTCGGAAAGCactattagggaacttaagaacgcgcgtttttgagacgcggacggcaaccggaagagagcatttcgcgtgccagggcagtggtgtttCGCAGATGTTTAGACTGATCATCTCTAATGAACaaaagatacttaacaatgtaaatgtggttgtgtgaagacaagttaaaagggaaaacaactcacttccggtcgccgtccgtCAAAGGATAtgcggagtttgagtagccaatcagagcgcggcTTAGACACTACCTACTGTTTTGGTAcataccaggagcccattacccggagcgtgcaacttacctattttcgtgcaacggcgttttcacaagtaaggtttttttttttcagattgaatttcccgctaatgagactcccacaggagcccgatgaccaattacaagaaattaagctgacgtcatagggtcaccgaaccggaactgcctttgtt
Proteins encoded:
- the LOC137983960 gene encoding histamine H2 receptor-like; translation: MNESRPTNSSSVQVPNDLSFLATNVFLVITIIIAVFGNTLVCLACVISKRLQSFTSGFIISLAVSDILVGLISMPIWLSVNLTGKPNVKETPGIYKAWLCFDIVCGTASIMNLVFISLDRLLAVTFPLRYQIIVSRKRIAIAIAFIWVYSVTIASIYPLRWRGYPLFVALASFFVPLSIMVIAYSRIFHVALTQTRSICRVHTDQAASQRSVIVTLQRNIKAARTLSIVIGAFVICWCPFFVVTLLFIYCKTCNISPEVLATNKWLHYGNSALNPLIYSCLNKNFRAAFKDVLKIMVNRRIVRADANGSSAIHTRAFSITGTHHR